The genomic window GATCGGGTCCTTCATCTTGAGGACCTCCTCGTGGGCGTCGCCGAGGACCTGGGTGACGAGCGCATCGACGCCCGCTCTGTGGAAGTTGGCCTTCGCCAGCTCGAAGCGGCCGGGGTCGATGTCGAACGTGGTCAGGTGGCCCCCGGTCTTTCCCAGGGCGAGGCAGAGCCAGAGGCCGGAGAGGCCGTTGGAGGTGCCGATCTCGACCACGTTCTTCGCGCCGATCGACTCGGCGAGGACGCGGAGCATGCGGCCGTCCTCGCGGGGGACGTTCATCGTCCCGCGGCGGTGCTGGTCCAGGTCGTCGAGGACGGCGAGGATCTTCGCCTCGCGGTCGTCCTTCGCCAGCGGGTCACGCTCCCGGGCCCGGTCGGTCGCGCCGGGGACGGAGCTGTTGGCGGGGATCGAGCGCCCCTTGCTCGGCGTCGTGGAGGCCTCCTGCGGGCCCCCGGGGCCGGCGGCCTCGACCAGGACCGAGGCGGCGAGCAGGGCCCCGCCCACGAAGGCGAGCGCCCCCATCGTGCGTTGATACATCGCGTCGTCCTTTCGTCTCCCGTGGTGAGCTCGGCTCCGAGCGTCCCCGGATCGCCGCGATGGCCGCCGTGCGCGGCCCGCGGGTCGAAGGTGGGCGGGGATCGCACCACATCTCCCTTGTAACACCGCGAGCGGGCCGCTGCTACGGGGCGGCGCCGGCCGCCCCCGCGGAAGCGGCCCGGATCGCGCGGGCCCAGCGCAGTCCGCACGGCGGCGTGTCCGGGCCGAAGACGAAATGCAGGACGCGGCGTCGCCCGCCCCCGGACGCCTTCGACGACGCGTGCAGCAGGAGCGGCCTCATCAGGAGGGCGGAGCCC from Aquisphaera giovannonii includes these protein-coding regions:
- a CDS encoding O-methyltransferase — protein: MYQRTMGALAFVGGALLAASVLVEAAGPGGPQEASTTPSKGRSIPANSSVPGATDRARERDPLAKDDREAKILAVLDDLDQHRRGTMNVPREDGRMLRVLAESIGAKNVVEIGTSNGLSGLWLCLALGKTGGHLTTFDIDPGRFELAKANFHRAGVDALVTQVLGDAHEEVLKMKDPIDLLFIDADKAGYLDYLNKLLPLVRPGGLIVSHNMASPPPDPEFVKALTTNPALESLFINMHDQGLGVSLKKR